One segment of Erigeron canadensis isolate Cc75 chromosome 2, C_canadensis_v1, whole genome shotgun sequence DNA contains the following:
- the LOC122588947 gene encoding uncharacterized protein LOC122588947 yields MSLIARNHVSALPEDLCKDSSNPEACKKTIERLKKENKVDPNNTLRKIINFGLQRSLIIKANMTDWVHHRKLVANEYAAIKGCLDDIDVVIDDLRKTHNEVDDLEEARKTQDMQSFMFHSGNIKTWLQNGVNALLSCQNDDLAMPGLEGKVKEDVFRRVQDLIIATQLAVWTIELPSQGSNDG; encoded by the exons ATGAG CCTCATTGCAAGGAATCATGTATCAGCATTACCTGAGGATTTATGCAAAGACTCTAGCAACCCGGAGGCATGCAAGAAAACGATAGAGaggttaaagaaagaaaacaaagtcGATCCTAATAACACCCTCCGTAAAATCATCAATTTCGGCCTTCAAAGAAGCTTGATCATTAAGGCAAACATGACAGATTGGGTCCATCATAGAAAGCTAGTGGCCAACGAGTATGCTGCCATTAAGGGTTGTTTGGACGACATTGATGTtgtcattgatgacttgaggaaAACCCATAATGAGGTAGATGATTTAGAAGAGGCCCGAAAGACACAAGATATGCAAAGCTTCATGTTTCATAGCGGAAACATCAAAACATGGTTGCAAAATGGGGTCAACGCCCTTTTGTCTTGCCAGAATGATGATTTGGCAATGCCAGGATTGGAAGGCAAGGTTAAAGAAGATGTGTTCAGAAGAGTTCAAGATTTGATAATCGCGACTCAACTTGCTGTATGGACCATTGAATTGCCTTCACAAGGCTCAAACGACGGCTAA
- the LOC122588417 gene encoding uncharacterized protein LOC122588417 has translation MGYWSAENATEAYINTMKMGKRANETDVAEFISAIAAGNNAQLVVVACASTAGSTTLGLISACHQTGGRLICIVKGLDELKSSKQALGSNAANQVEFIVGNAQILLSNDYKTADFVVIDCNLENHEGILKAIQNDREKSTIVLGYNAFWKDSWVWSRSNSHMLPIGEGLLLMRVAGKGDHHQCGRKNVGGHNAGRRSHWVVKVDKCTGEEHVFRIKSSGGSVVKC, from the exons ATGGGTTACTGGTCAGCTGAAAATGCCACTGAAGCCTATATCAACACAATGAAAATG GGTAAACGAGCAAACGAAACAGACGTAGCCGAGTTCATCTCAGCGATTGCAGCTGGAAACAACGCTCAATTGGTAGTGGTTGCCTGTGCCTCCACAGCCGGTTCTACCACCTTGGGTCTCATTTCTGCATGCCATCAAACCGGTGGACGGCTAATATGCATTGTCAAAGGACTAGATGAACTTAAATCCTCAAAACAAGCACTTGGTTCAAATGCAGCTAACCAAGTTGAATTCATAGTAGGAAATGCTCAAATTTTGTTATCGAACGACTACAAGACCGCAGATTTCGTGGTCATAGATTGTAATCTGGAGAACCATGAAGGGATTttaaaagctatacaaaatgaCAGAGAAAAAAGTACAATTGTATTGGGTTATAACGCGTTTTGGAAAGATTCGTGGGTGTGGAGCAGATCAAATAGTCATATGTTGCCAATTGGAGAAGGATTGTTGCTAATGAGAGTTGCTGGAAAAGGTGATCATCACCAATGTGGTCGAAAGAACGTTGGTGGTCATAACGCTGGAAGGCGGAGCCATTGGGTGGTCAAAGTAGATAAGTGCACCGGTGAAGAACATGTTTTTAGGATCAAATCATCAGGTGGTAGTGTTGttaaatgctaa
- the LOC122587086 gene encoding NAC domain-containing protein 7-like: protein MNTFSHVPPGFRFHPTDEELVDYYLRKKINSRKIDLDVIRDVDLYKIEPWDLIELCRLGTEEQNEWYFFSHKDKKYPTGTRTNRATTAGFWKATGRDKAIYSKHDLVGMRKTLVFYKGRAPNGQKSDWIMHEYRLESDENSTTTQEEGWVVCRVFKKRLPTMRRASDHESPIWYDDHQVSFMPEIDSPNQNSSQSHLVSHGYQYPYGSCKKELDQLQNYHIASDHYLHLPLLESPKLLPPQSSSMPIYGINIEQSRNINYHPSSVTHDHHQNTDNIIHKNQDQNVNNQVTDWRVLDKFVASQLLSQGEVLAKEKEYSDIIIEDNNNPIFHSHDDHEISNSELITQLNKQEQTPSNSISSCHIDLWK, encoded by the exons ATGAACACTTTTTCACATGTGCCTCCTGGATTTCGGTTTCATCCCACCGACGAAGAACTTGTTGATTACTATCTTAGAAAAAAGATTAACTCAAGAAAGATCGACCTAGATGTCATCAGAGATGTCGATCTTTACAAAATTGAGCCATGGGATCTTATAG AGCTTTGCAGGCTAGGTACCGAAGAGCAAAACGAATGGTATTTTTTTAGTCATAAAGATAAGAAATACCCAACTGGAACTCGAACAAATAGAGCTACAACAGCAGGATTTTGGAAGGCAACGGGAAGAGATAAGGCGATTTACTCAAAGCATGACTTGGTTGGGATGAGAAAAACATTAGTCTTTTATAAGGGTCGTGCTCCTAATGGACAAAAATCAGACTGGATAATGCATGAGTATCGACTTGAGTCAGATGAAAATTCGACCACGACTCAG GAAGAAGGGTGGGTGGTTTGTAGAGTGTTTAAGAAAAGACTACCAACAATGAGAAGAGCAAGTGATCATGAATCGCCAATTTGGTACGATGATCATCAAGTCTCATTCATGCCAGAAATTGATTCACCAAACCAAAACAGTTCTCAATCTCACTTGGTTAGCCATGGCTACCAATATCCTTATGGTTCTTGCAAGAAAGAGTTAGATCAACTACAAAATTACCATATTGCCTCTGACCACTATCTCCACCTCCCTCTTTTAGAGAGTCCAAAACTGCTCCCACCTCAAAGTTCTTCAATGCCCATTTATGGTATTAACATAGAGCAAAGTAGGAATATCAACTATCATCCGTCCTCAGTCACACATGATCATCACCAAAACACCGACAACATTATTCATaaaaatcaagatcaaaatgTTAACAATCAAGTAACAGATTGGCGAGTTCTTGACAAGTTTGTTGCATCACAGTTACTAAGCCAAGGTGAGGTTTTAGCCAAAGAAAAAGAGTACTCGGATATTATTATTGAAGATAACAATAATCCCATCTTCCACTCGCACGATGACCATGAAATATCAAATTCCGAGCTCATTACCCAATTGAACAAGCAAGAACAAACGCCCTCAAATTCCATCTCCAGTTGTCACATTGATCTATGGAAATGA
- the LOC122588946 gene encoding chloride conductance regulatory protein ICln has translation MATGLRPFSERSADGTPLLDTDNGEELMHVQPNVSIVLASHPPQSPGTLYISTKKVVWLSDTDRAKGYSVDFVSVSLHAVSRDPEAFVSPCIYTQIDNGEEEDESEGSDSESSETLDLSKITEMRLVPSDATQLDTLFAVFCECAELNPEPVEEEEEQHNWIFSADQLGAEIEGDNPAWNDSQLPFTIGYSNGDQDLARSVLELQINDQRFEDADEMVSDDSDEHHP, from the exons ATGGCGACAGGATTACGGCCATTCTCGGAGAGATCAGCCGACGGCACGCCACTTCTCGACACCGATAACGGCGAGGAACTTATGCACGTTCAGCCAAACGTCTCCATTGTTCTTGCCTCCCACCCACCTCAATCTCCCGGCACTCTCTACATCTCCACCaa gAAAGTGGTGTGGTTGAGTGATACAGATAGGGCGAAAGGGTATTCGGTTGATTTTGTATCGGTTTCGCTTCATGCTGTTTCTAGAGACCCCGAAGCATTTGTGTCTCCTTGTATTTATACTcag ATTGATAATGGAGAGGAGGAGGATGAATCAGAAGGCAGTGATTCAGAATCAAGTGAGACATTGGATTTGTCAAAGATAACCGAGATGAGGCTTGTGCCTTCTGATGCTACTCAAT TGGATACTCTTTTCGCGGTGTTTTGTGAATGTGCAGAGCTAAACCCCGAGCCTGTTGAAg AAGAGGAAGAACAACACAACTGGATCTTTAGTGCTGATCAActtggagctgaaatag AGGGAGACAACCCTGCGTGGAATGACTCACAACTTCCTTTCACTATTGGTTATTCAAATGGAGACCAGGATCTAGCTCGCAGTGTACTTGAG CTTCAAATCAATGACCAACGATTTGAGGATGCTGATGAGATGGTGAGCGATGATAGTGATGAGCATCATCCGTGA
- the LOC122588050 gene encoding probable pectinesterase/pectinesterase inhibitor 59 produces MESHNDDDVSRWCHTTPHPKHCMYSLFHGRAHLPRNKSEFRMVSLEAALDQAHITRGCATNLEKLCLGKRKKEVWRDCYKLVNNTIILLNQTLTGLKNNKISDFDAQTWLSAALTNLQTCFSGSREVNLTSFVSPIKTSNLTEMISNNLAINQVFLNQTQKSDKMEDFPIWVTKKDRKLMQSASIYKRANVTVSQAKGSFFKTIQSALDYAASINRGEGRFIIYIKRGVYRENIDIGNDMKNIMFLGDGLRYTIITGDRSMTGGFTTYSTATVGVDGTGFMARGITFRNTAGPGKGQAVALRSASDLSVFYACSFEGYQDTIFTLSQRQFYKLCYIYGTVDIIFGNAAVVFQNCMILARRPLNGQANMITAQGRGDPFQNTGISIHNSRVMAAPDLQPVVGSVRTYLGRPWQEYSRTVFMKTFIDTHVNPQGWSPWGNTDFAFSTLYFGEYANFGPGAATRDRVKWPGYHIIDSPSEASQFTVERLISGRGWLRATEVPFIAGL; encoded by the exons ATGGAGTCGCATAATGATGATGACGTCAGTAGATGGTGTCACACGACTCCACACCCAAAGCATTGCATGTATTCTTTATTTCATGGCAGGGCTCACCTGCCACGAAATAAGAGTGAATTCCGGATGGTCTCTTTGGAAGCTGCATTAGACCAGGCACATATTACTCGAGGTTGCGCAACCAACCTGGAGAAACTGTGCCTGGGCAAACGCAAGAAAGAAGTTTGGAGAGACTGCTACAAACTCGTCAACAACACCATTATCCTTCTCAACCAAACCTTAACCGGtctcaaaaacaataaaatctcCGATTTTGATGCGCAAACGTGGCTAAGTGCCGCGTTGACAAATCTTCAGACTTGTTTTTCCGGGTCGCGTGAGGTGAACTTGACAAGCTTTGTTTCTCCTATCAAAACAAGCAACTTGACAGAAATGATTAGTAATAACTTGGCAATCAATCAGGTTTTCTTGAATCAAACACAAAAATCTGACAAAATGGAGGATTTCCCAATTTGGGTTACTAAGAAAGATAGAAAACTAATGCAATCGGCGTCGATTTACAAAAGGGCGAACGTGACCGTGTCTCAGGCCAAAGGGAGCTTCTTTAAGACCATACAATCCGCACTTGATTATGCAGCAAGTATTAACCGTGGAGAAGGgagatttattatatatataaaacgagGTGTTTATAGAGAAAATATAGATATTGGAAatgatatgaaaaatattatGTTTCTTGGTGATGGATTGAGGTACACTATTATTACCGGTGACCGGAGCATGACCGGAGGTTTTACAACTTACAGCACTGCAACCGTCG GTGTCGATGGGACCGGATTTATGGCACGGGGCATAACGTTCCGAAACACCGCAGGCCCGGGAAAAGGACAAGCAGTGGCATTGAGGTCAGCTTCCGACTTGTCGGTTTTCTATGCGTGTAGCTTCGAAGGTTATCAAGACACGATTTTCACTCTATCGCAACGACAATTTTACAAACTTTGTTACATTTATGGTACCGTAGATATTATCTTTGGTAACGCGGCGGTAGTATTTCAAAATTGTATGATTTTAGCTAGAAGACCGTTGAATGGACAAGCTAATATGATAACGGCTCAGGGTCGCGGTGATCCTTTTCAAAACACAGGAATTTCAATTCATAATTCCCGTGTTATGGCTGCACCAGACCTACAACCTGTGGTAGGTTCGGTGAGAACCTATTTGGGACGACCTTGGCAAGAGTATTCAAGGACCGTTTTCATGAAAACTTTTATTGATACTCATGTCAATCCACAAGGATGGTCACCATGGGGTAATACTGATTTTGCATTTAGTACATTGTACTTTGGCGAATATGCGAACTTTGGGCCTGGTGCAGCAACCCGGGACCGGGTCAAATGGCCCGGATACCATATTATAGATAGCCCGAGTGAAGCATCACAATTCACGGTGGAAAGGCTCATATCGGGCCGAGGTTGGTTGCGGGCTACTGAAGTTCCATTCATTGCTGGGTTGTAA